A section of the Corynebacterium tuberculostearicum genome encodes:
- a CDS encoding AAA family ATPase, with protein sequence MSNRQQSFSWRTVLPVVLETMRGMSVVAYPELFEDVQKIAEADFPGQAHRQLKSRSVVEDRTRWAVFYARRLGFVSSSKPGSFSLTAEGATWLASNPYPLGKDQIREINDLVSKAHKQREVHSGPQEEVPEESSADFFWVLRAGRNGEREKKALESNLGIPGMDYGPEVNKQTTLDSIKASMVREHPDLKAQTSTSYASQLNRFKNHMQVGDLVLMPSKLHKGRVYFGYVSGDYEYRPHEPKEMRHVRPINWSSDFFNRDDLGIDLQRSLTSLLTICQVSRNHAFDRVESVIQGMGDPDFSFETPLSPSFDWPDFFEEFATKLLTFKDNRAELLEKLKEAAEISARPLRFKHLWKWSINGEEVPATDMDPFTILGVANRQISESNKIAICRAFKTVFGIEAPAPTDFSGLPQLNNLRSCFATKPSDVKNPEFWDNSWSLFASALRLSQSDTPENKAQFISDFDAMTKDRQITAYTMALFWARPRYFLSLDSVITKYLAQDSALGINIQKNVATGKDYLLTLADIREWLTTAEIEPANFPRLSYEAWVFNQEPTDATAQTVESSSEEDLYTISGLIEDGCFIPKDDLELMLERLKEKKNLILQGPPGTGKTWLARRLAYILCKSDAEDVVTSVQFHPSTSYEDFVQGFRPSSNGKLELKDGPFLQAVEKAKEDSNPHVVVIEEINRGNPAQIFGEMLTLLEADKRNPENALTTLYSQEGEAVFLPDNFYVIGTMNQADRSLAMVDMALRRRFAFINLVPQLGSTWRNFCVSNRNRNDEALSEIARRIEEVNQLIRDDFNLGDDYLIGHSFVTPRRKLADSSFNATMEWFNQVVASDLKPLIGEYWFDNPAKREQALNVLIG encoded by the coding sequence ATGAGTAACCGACAGCAATCTTTTTCCTGGAGAACCGTTCTTCCCGTCGTCTTAGAGACGATGCGGGGTATGTCCGTAGTCGCTTACCCTGAACTATTTGAAGACGTTCAAAAAATTGCTGAAGCGGACTTTCCAGGACAAGCTCACCGCCAGCTCAAAAGCCGATCAGTTGTGGAAGACCGGACGCGATGGGCAGTGTTCTATGCAAGGAGATTAGGCTTTGTCAGCTCCTCTAAACCGGGGTCCTTTTCCTTGACCGCCGAGGGCGCCACTTGGCTTGCTTCCAACCCATACCCTTTAGGCAAAGATCAGATCCGAGAAATCAACGACCTTGTCTCTAAAGCGCATAAGCAACGAGAAGTCCATTCGGGCCCGCAAGAAGAGGTTCCTGAAGAATCAAGTGCGGATTTTTTCTGGGTACTTCGAGCGGGCCGTAATGGTGAACGCGAAAAGAAAGCTTTAGAGTCCAATCTAGGCATCCCAGGTATGGACTACGGCCCGGAGGTGAATAAGCAAACTACCTTAGACTCCATCAAGGCCTCGATGGTGCGAGAGCACCCAGATCTCAAAGCACAAACATCCACAAGCTACGCTTCTCAACTCAACCGGTTTAAAAACCACATGCAGGTTGGCGACTTGGTTCTGATGCCGAGCAAGTTGCACAAAGGGCGAGTTTATTTTGGCTATGTCTCCGGCGATTACGAGTACCGCCCTCATGAGCCAAAAGAGATGCGGCACGTCCGACCGATCAACTGGTCAAGCGATTTCTTCAATCGCGATGACCTAGGAATAGACCTCCAACGATCTCTAACTTCACTGCTTACTATCTGCCAAGTTTCTCGGAACCATGCCTTTGACCGAGTAGAGTCCGTCATCCAAGGCATGGGAGATCCTGACTTTTCCTTCGAGACTCCATTGTCCCCTTCATTTGATTGGCCGGATTTTTTCGAAGAGTTCGCCACGAAGTTGCTCACCTTCAAAGATAATCGCGCTGAACTACTGGAAAAGCTTAAGGAAGCTGCTGAAATTTCAGCACGCCCACTCCGATTCAAGCATCTATGGAAATGGTCCATTAACGGTGAAGAAGTGCCAGCTACAGATATGGATCCGTTTACCATCCTCGGAGTTGCTAACCGGCAAATCTCAGAATCAAACAAAATCGCAATTTGCCGAGCTTTCAAAACCGTCTTCGGAATTGAAGCTCCAGCGCCTACCGATTTTTCGGGATTACCCCAACTAAATAACCTGCGTTCGTGTTTTGCCACTAAACCGTCAGATGTTAAAAATCCGGAGTTTTGGGATAACAGCTGGAGTCTTTTCGCTTCGGCACTCAGGTTGAGCCAATCAGATACGCCAGAAAATAAAGCCCAGTTCATAAGCGATTTCGACGCCATGACCAAAGATCGACAGATAACGGCATACACCATGGCGTTGTTCTGGGCGCGTCCACGCTACTTTCTTTCTTTAGATTCGGTCATCACCAAATATCTTGCCCAAGATTCTGCGCTAGGAATCAACATTCAGAAGAATGTTGCAACGGGTAAAGATTATCTACTTACGCTCGCTGACATCCGAGAATGGCTTACTACTGCCGAGATCGAACCGGCTAATTTTCCCCGATTGTCTTATGAAGCATGGGTTTTCAACCAAGAGCCAACCGATGCTACTGCCCAAACCGTAGAGTCCTCGTCGGAAGAAGACCTGTATACCATTTCTGGACTTATCGAAGACGGTTGCTTCATCCCGAAAGACGATCTCGAGCTAATGCTGGAACGCCTGAAAGAAAAGAAAAACCTAATTCTCCAAGGCCCACCGGGTACGGGAAAGACTTGGCTCGCACGTCGCTTGGCATATATCTTGTGCAAGTCAGACGCGGAAGATGTAGTCACCTCCGTCCAATTCCACCCTTCTACTTCTTATGAGGACTTCGTTCAGGGCTTTCGTCCCAGCAGTAACGGGAAGCTTGAATTGAAAGATGGTCCATTCCTCCAAGCGGTGGAAAAAGCTAAGGAGGATTCCAATCCACACGTAGTGGTAATTGAAGAGATTAACCGCGGAAATCCAGCGCAGATTTTTGGTGAGATGCTTACTCTCTTGGAAGCTGACAAAAGAAACCCCGAAAATGCGCTTACCACGCTTTATAGCCAAGAAGGAGAAGCAGTTTTCCTGCCCGATAACTTCTATGTCATCGGCACAATGAACCAAGCAGACAGGTCCCTCGCCATGGTAGATATGGCTTTACGCCGTAGGTTCGCTTTCATTAATCTCGTACCGCAGCTGGGCTCCACTTGGCGCAATTTTTGTGTTTCCAATCGTAACCGCAATGACGAGGCTCTCAGTGAAATCGCGCGAAGAATCGAAGAGGTTAATCAATTAATTCGAGACGATTTCAATCTCGGTGATGACTACCTAATCGGACACAGCTTCGTTACTCCACGCCGAAAGCTAGCAGACAGTTCCTTCAATGCAACTATGGAATGGTTTAACCAGGTAGTAGCCTCGGATCTCAAGCCGCTCATAGGAGAGTACTGGTTCGACAATCCTGCGAAGCGAGAGCAGGCTCTCAATGTCCTCATCGGCTAA
- a CDS encoding gluconokinase has protein sequence MNQHSFRHIVVMGVSGSGKTTVGEALSPLVGLEYRDGDDMHPQENIDKMAAGTPLNDADREPWLKQIGQWLADRPEGAMVGCSALKRKYRDLIREYCPAVVFVHVHGDFDVLHERMQHRPGHFMPASLLQSQFDTLEPLEEDETGRVFDVTRPVEDIAQEAAFWIKAGA, from the coding sequence ATGAACCAGCACAGTTTCCGCCACATCGTAGTGATGGGAGTATCCGGTTCGGGCAAGACAACGGTGGGGGAGGCGTTGTCGCCGTTGGTGGGTCTGGAGTACCGCGATGGCGATGATATGCATCCGCAGGAAAATATCGACAAGATGGCTGCGGGTACACCGCTCAATGATGCTGATCGGGAGCCGTGGTTGAAGCAGATTGGTCAGTGGCTGGCGGATAGGCCAGAAGGCGCGATGGTGGGGTGCAGCGCGTTGAAGCGCAAGTACCGGGATTTGATTCGCGAGTACTGCCCAGCCGTGGTGTTTGTGCACGTGCACGGCGACTTTGATGTGCTGCATGAGCGGATGCAGCACCGACCGGGGCACTTTATGCCGGCGTCGCTCTTGCAGTCGCAGTTCGATACCTTGGAGCCACTGGAAGAAGACGAAACTGGCCGCGTCTTTGATGTGACGCGGCCAGTCGAAGACATTGCCCAGGAAGCTGCTTTCTGGATTAAGGCTGGGGCCTAA